The sequence below is a genomic window from Deltaproteobacteria bacterium.
AAGTTTCTTCTCGCCGGCGAAGTGCAGCTCGATCACCCTATCGGAGATATGGTCGAAAACAACTTTGCAGTCGTCGATCCAACCACCCCAGTAGCCTCACTCAGTGGTCTCTTCAACTCATGTGAGCTTGTACTCGTCTTGGACAATGGCAAGCTTA
It includes:
- a CDS encoding CBS domain-containing protein, with the protein product KFLLAGEVQLDHPIGDMVENNFAVVDPTTPVASLSGLFNSCELVLVLDNGKLTGAVTKIDLIEYMAKKMNS